From one Mustelus asterias chromosome 2, sMusAst1.hap1.1, whole genome shotgun sequence genomic stretch:
- the LOC144507667 gene encoding uncharacterized protein LOC144507667 yields the protein MKLLRLCRVGLLVLAALTGTAVAPIHAQCSVEWTFGIPCKSVYLELVTQIKAWKTADNCANGGEKCLYTLKSANEHYIVAQHTTPVHKYVDNLTFKLVSPLDNGSCKVSGFSVSELWYAVLDFGTNYCNLHNLIEGSGLDKVSGYSESTNNSKCTQYSSANCTIY from the exons ATGAAGCTGCTACGGCTCTGCAGAGTTGGCCTGTTGGTGCTCGCTGCGTTGACAGGTACCGCGGTTGCACCGATACACGCTCAGTGTTCGGTGGAATG GACATTTGGAATTCCTTGCAAAAGTGTCTATCTCGAATTAGTGACCCAAATTAAAGCTTGGAAGACTGCTGATAATTGTGCTAATGGAGGAGAGAAGTGTTTGTACACA CTGAAGTCTGCAAATGAACATTATATTGTTGCTCAGCACACCACTCCAGTGCACAAATATGTCGATAACCTTACATTCAAACTGGTTTCCCCCTTGGACAATGGATCCTGCAAAGTCTCC GGATTCTCTGTTTCTGAATTGTGGTATGCAGTCCTAGACTTTGGCACAAACTATTGCAACTTGCACAACCTCATTGAAG GTAGTGGCTTGGACAAGGTTTCTGGCTACAGCGAATCAACAAACAACTCAAAGTGCACTCAGTATTCATCAGctaattgtacaatttactag